The Candidatus Baltobacteraceae bacterium genome includes a region encoding these proteins:
- the rplU gene encoding 50S ribosomal protein L21, with protein MYAIIETGGKQYKVSEGDVITCDLLESEVGSDVKFERIVLASNGRSDDDAVTVGAPTVNGAVVTGTVLHQGKAKKILVFKYKPKKRVRKLIGHRQRFAQVKITKIDLP; from the coding sequence ATGTACGCGATCATCGAGACCGGCGGTAAGCAGTATAAGGTCTCCGAAGGCGACGTTATTACGTGCGACCTGTTGGAGAGTGAAGTCGGATCGGACGTAAAGTTCGAACGCATCGTCCTGGCGAGCAACGGCCGCAGCGACGACGATGCCGTGACGGTCGGCGCGCCGACGGTTAATGGCGCCGTCGTGACCGGCACCGTTCTGCATCAGGGCAAGGCCAAGAAAATCCTGGTTTTCAAGTATAAGCCGAAGAAGCGCGTCCGCAAGCTCATCGGCCACCGCCAGCGCTTCGCCCAGGTCAAGATCACGAAGATCGACCTCCCGTAG
- a CDS encoding protein kinase: MDSFIGRVLGGRYEVQELIGRGGTADTYRGLDKTLGREVAVKVLIDRSDDVNSRFLHEAQSMAALNHPKIVSVYDVGEDGGIAFIVMELVRGKTLRELEGGSLSYKTALSYLTDVLEALDYAHTQSTIHRDIKPSNIMTVEDGAYVKLMDFGLARRTSDMTQTTRTGQIVGTIAYLAPERFLSKPADIRSDLYSVGIVMYEIFTGIVPFRNDRDDLVATIFSHVHDSPTPPHEINRNIPEHLERVILRSIDKDPGKRHQTARDFIRDLQSLMAPAPAQTGVKPRANAAVDPSSDPGLRSALDRALASSRNRNDAYEAVLKGMLATRRRRYDEAKTSFLSALHELHAIDNQLEYAKTALKYGTMILQKASDGMREREELRDGVHKLNEALEVFRHHELAEQMGETEYLIHALERTAVGY, encoded by the coding sequence GTGGATAGTTTTATCGGCCGCGTCCTGGGCGGCCGCTACGAGGTGCAGGAGCTCATCGGTCGCGGCGGCACGGCCGACACGTACCGGGGTCTCGATAAAACGCTGGGCCGCGAAGTCGCGGTCAAGGTGCTGATCGATCGCTCCGACGACGTAAACTCGCGCTTCCTGCACGAAGCGCAGTCGATGGCCGCACTCAATCATCCCAAGATCGTTTCGGTCTACGACGTTGGCGAAGACGGCGGCATTGCGTTTATCGTCATGGAGCTGGTTCGCGGCAAAACGCTGCGCGAGCTCGAAGGCGGCTCGCTCTCCTACAAGACCGCGCTCTCGTACCTTACCGACGTGCTCGAGGCGCTCGATTACGCGCACACGCAGTCGACGATTCATCGCGATATCAAGCCTTCGAACATCATGACCGTTGAAGACGGCGCGTACGTCAAGCTGATGGATTTCGGCCTGGCCCGGCGCACGAGCGACATGACGCAAACGACCCGCACCGGACAGATTGTGGGCACGATCGCCTACCTCGCACCCGAGCGCTTCTTGAGCAAACCGGCGGATATTCGCAGCGATCTCTACTCCGTCGGCATCGTCATGTACGAAATCTTCACCGGGATCGTGCCGTTCCGTAACGATCGCGACGATCTGGTGGCCACGATTTTCTCGCACGTGCACGACTCGCCGACGCCGCCCCACGAAATCAACCGCAACATTCCCGAGCATCTCGAACGCGTCATCCTTCGTTCGATCGACAAAGATCCCGGAAAGCGCCACCAAACCGCCCGCGATTTCATCCGCGACCTGCAGTCGCTGATGGCTCCCGCGCCGGCGCAAACCGGCGTCAAACCGCGGGCGAACGCGGCGGTCGATCCGTCGTCGGATCCCGGACTGCGCAGCGCGCTCGATCGCGCGCTCGCGAGTTCGCGCAATCGCAACGACGCTTACGAAGCCGTACTCAAGGGCATGCTCGCCACGCGACGGCGCCGGTACGACGAAGCCAAAACGAGTTTTCTCTCGGCGCTACACGAGTTGCACGCCATCGACAATCAGCTCGAATACGCCAAGACCGCGCTCAAGTACGGGACGATGATTTTGCAAAAAGCGTCGGATGGGATGCGCGAACGCGAAGAGCTGCGTGACGGCGTGCACAAACTCAACGAAGCGCTCGAAGTCTTTCGCCACCACGAACTAGCCGAGCAGATGGGCGAGACCGAGTACCTGATCCACGCGCTCGAACGTACCGCAGTCGGCTATTAG
- a CDS encoding lytic transglycosylase domain-containing protein: MPLSLLRTLALFVVVLYVPALPARASSISVRYARALCAFNPQLDSRESSALAERVIAEADTQGLDARLLVAVIAVESAWHPHARSPAGAIGLGQLMPATAAGLGVDPQDPLANIHGVAAHLRGLLDRYARTGSQSRYVLAIAAYNAGAGAVERYGGVPPYPETRAYVGRVIRLWRRLAGAP, encoded by the coding sequence GTGCCGCTTTCGCTTCTTCGCACGCTCGCGTTGTTCGTAGTCGTGCTGTACGTGCCGGCGTTACCCGCTCGCGCGAGTTCTATCTCGGTGCGCTACGCGCGCGCCTTGTGCGCGTTCAACCCGCAGCTCGACTCGCGCGAGTCGTCGGCTCTGGCCGAACGCGTGATCGCCGAAGCCGATACCCAAGGTTTGGACGCCCGGCTGCTAGTGGCCGTTATCGCGGTCGAGTCCGCGTGGCATCCACACGCGCGTTCCCCGGCCGGGGCGATCGGTCTCGGGCAATTGATGCCCGCAACCGCGGCCGGCCTCGGGGTCGATCCCCAGGACCCGCTTGCGAACATTCACGGCGTTGCCGCCCACCTGCGCGGGCTGCTCGACCGGTACGCACGCACCGGCAGCCAATCGCGCTACGTGCTCGCGATCGCCGCGTATAACGCGGGCGCCGGAGCGGTCGAACGATACGGCGGCGTTCCGCCATATCCCGAAACTCGCGCTTACGTCGGACGCGTCATTCGGTTGTGGCGGCGTTTGGCGGGGGCGCCGTAG
- a CDS encoding universal stress protein, with product MHQLAIPVAVLAVLGLVAIAALAWSRGRRPRTLADIAAREAEQTFKERLGTVIVVFSSEIRSEHMMVLAARVARGQNSELLVAYVVEVPFALPSDATMEDQDRIGSAILASARAIGKKAGVDVRTEIVRGRQTPQAVLDLAKREKADLIIMGSYREGRYTGAPLGRSIETIAADAKCDVIIGVEGKHGTLLVDELNRPSGTPSRRENV from the coding sequence GTGCATCAGCTCGCCATCCCGGTTGCGGTTCTGGCCGTTCTTGGGCTCGTCGCGATCGCCGCACTCGCGTGGTCGCGGGGACGGCGGCCGCGTACGCTGGCCGACATCGCCGCGCGCGAAGCGGAGCAAACCTTCAAGGAACGGCTCGGCACGGTCATCGTCGTTTTTTCCAGCGAGATCCGCTCCGAGCACATGATGGTACTCGCGGCCCGCGTGGCTCGCGGGCAGAACTCCGAACTGCTGGTGGCCTACGTCGTCGAAGTTCCGTTCGCGCTGCCGAGCGACGCGACGATGGAAGACCAGGACCGAATCGGAAGTGCGATTCTCGCAAGCGCTCGCGCGATCGGGAAGAAAGCGGGCGTCGACGTGCGGACCGAGATCGTCCGCGGCCGCCAAACCCCGCAGGCCGTACTCGACCTGGCGAAACGCGAGAAGGCCGATCTCATCATCATGGGCTCCTATCGCGAAGGCCGCTACACCGGCGCGCCGCTGGGACGTTCGATCGAAACCATCGCCGCCGACGCAAAGTGCGACGTCATCATCGGCGTCGAAGGCAAGCACGGAACGCTCTTGGTCGACGAACTCAATCGTCCGAGCGGAACTCCCAGCCGCCGCGAGAACGTGTAG
- a CDS encoding ABC transporter permease yields the protein MADAEIKAQLTQSAKDAAAKKARAYWMRVAIAIVGVAIVAVIINMGAHGSFLEPSNIVRVLRQITYNCILGVGQTFVIITAGIDLSVGSLVSLTGVTMALFANTLHIGGFPLIALTLLVGCIVGGLAGFVNAVPVVKLNLPPFITTLAMMLMARGLAFKISHGRPIPLNSPDFTNTGIGYFLHLHSILGLPGIPIPIVWMIVIVIACSILLMRTRFGRYVFAIGGNEEAARLAGVNVARTKTLVYVISGVAAAIVGFLYMALFSSGSPQTGNGFELQAIAAVVVGGSSLMGGRGSIVGTFFGAFLIGILYNVMNLLNIESYTQDVVLGAVIVLAVVLDELRKRYLTR from the coding sequence ATGGCCGACGCCGAGATTAAAGCACAGCTCACCCAGAGCGCGAAAGACGCAGCCGCAAAGAAGGCGCGCGCGTATTGGATGCGCGTCGCGATCGCCATCGTCGGCGTCGCAATCGTCGCGGTCATCATCAATATGGGCGCGCACGGGTCGTTTCTCGAACCGTCGAACATCGTTCGCGTCCTACGGCAGATCACGTACAACTGCATCTTGGGCGTCGGGCAGACGTTCGTCATCATCACGGCCGGGATCGACCTCTCGGTCGGATCGCTCGTTTCGCTCACCGGCGTTACGATGGCGCTCTTTGCCAACACGCTGCACATCGGCGGATTCCCGCTCATCGCGCTCACGCTACTCGTCGGTTGTATCGTGGGCGGCCTGGCCGGCTTCGTGAACGCCGTGCCGGTCGTCAAACTGAACCTTCCGCCGTTCATCACGACGCTTGCGATGATGCTGATGGCGCGCGGCCTGGCGTTTAAGATCTCGCACGGCCGGCCGATTCCGCTAAACTCGCCGGATTTCACCAATACCGGTATCGGCTATTTTCTGCACCTGCACAGCATCCTCGGCCTGCCGGGGATTCCGATTCCGATCGTCTGGATGATCGTCATCGTGATCGCGTGCTCGATCCTGTTGATGCGCACGCGCTTCGGGCGCTACGTCTTCGCCATCGGCGGCAACGAGGAAGCCGCGCGTTTGGCCGGCGTCAACGTCGCGCGCACGAAAACGCTCGTCTACGTGATCAGCGGCGTCGCCGCGGCGATCGTCGGGTTCTTATACATGGCGCTCTTTTCGTCGGGCTCGCCGCAGACCGGAAACGGTTTCGAACTGCAAGCGATCGCCGCCGTCGTCGTGGGAGGAAGCAGTCTCATGGGCGGCCGCGGCAGCATCGTCGGCACGTTTTTCGGTGCGTTCTTGATCGGCATTCTCTACAACGTCATGAACCTGCTCAACATCGAATCCTACACGCAGGACGTCGTGCTCGGCGCGGTCATCGTGCTCGCGGTCGTTCTCGACGAACTGCGCAAGCGCTACCTCACTCGCTAG
- the lepB gene encoding signal peptidase I, translated as MLGSIAVTPVELLVLVAIFIVARIVLSIQPVKANSNGKSTAFAREYLDPFILAGLAAFLLITFVARTYYIPSGSMIPTLQIGDVLLVNKFEYRFHKPHDGDVVVFPPPIPSPDDFIKRVIASPGDSLHIAGGIVYVNGKALKEPYIKEPPDYNLVVKNYEVYVDNGAGFQPLDPTQANIPPKSAWSAPDRLPKNCFFMMGDNRNDSEDSHIWGFAQDTGSFATGPRAGQAAGFTGRAFVIFWPLRDAKILWR; from the coding sequence TTGTTAGGATCGATCGCCGTCACTCCAGTCGAACTGCTCGTGCTCGTCGCGATTTTCATCGTCGCCCGAATCGTGTTGAGTATCCAGCCGGTCAAAGCGAATTCAAACGGCAAATCGACGGCGTTCGCGCGGGAGTATCTCGATCCGTTCATCCTGGCCGGGCTCGCGGCGTTCTTGCTGATCACGTTCGTCGCTCGAACGTACTATATTCCGTCGGGCTCGATGATCCCGACCTTGCAGATCGGCGACGTGCTCCTGGTCAACAAGTTCGAATATCGCTTTCATAAACCGCACGACGGCGACGTGGTCGTTTTTCCGCCCCCGATTCCTTCGCCGGACGACTTCATCAAGCGCGTCATCGCAAGCCCGGGAGACTCGCTGCATATTGCGGGCGGCATCGTTTACGTGAACGGCAAAGCGCTCAAAGAGCCGTACATCAAGGAGCCGCCCGATTACAATCTCGTGGTGAAGAATTATGAGGTCTACGTCGACAACGGCGCGGGATTCCAGCCGCTCGACCCGACGCAGGCAAACATTCCGCCAAAGTCCGCCTGGAGCGCGCCCGATCGTTTGCCGAAGAATTGCTTCTTCATGATGGGCGACAATCGCAACGATTCGGAAGACTCGCATATCTGGGGATTCGCCCAGGACACGGGGTCGTTTGCAACCGGTCCGCGAGCGGGCCAAGCCGCCGGATTCACCGGACGGGCGTTCGTAATCTTCTGGCCGCTGCGCGACGCGAAGATTCTGTGGCGGTAG
- a CDS encoding YraN family protein, with protein sequence MARDNGAKGRDCEARAASFLERSGYRVMQRNVRLPGGEIDLICQDGEILVFVEVKSRTTSRFGSAFSAVDARKRSKLRRLAADYVQIVAPNARVRFDVVAEDGDRMTLHRNAF encoded by the coding sequence ATGGCCCGCGATAATGGTGCCAAGGGGCGCGATTGCGAGGCGCGCGCGGCGAGCTTTCTCGAGCGATCGGGCTATCGCGTGATGCAGCGAAACGTTCGCCTGCCCGGCGGCGAGATCGATTTGATCTGCCAAGATGGTGAGATCCTCGTCTTCGTCGAGGTCAAGTCGCGGACCACGAGCCGCTTCGGCTCGGCCTTTTCCGCGGTCGACGCCCGAAAACGCTCGAAGCTGCGCAGGCTCGCGGCCGATTACGTGCAAATCGTCGCTCCGAACGCCCGCGTCCGCTTCGACGTCGTGGCCGAAGATGGGGACCGCATGACGCTACATCGGAACGCTTTTTAG
- the lepB gene encoding signal peptidase I produces the protein MAVREYLDAFILAGLVALFLITFVLRAYFIPSGSMLPTLQIHDVLLVNEFGYRFHGPRDGDIVVFKPPVPSPDDFIKRVVAAPGDTLRVQGGTVYVNGQATREPYVAQRPAYDLVVKNYGIYVDDGGNGDLEPLDPAQADVPPRSMWQAPDRIPNGFYFVMGDNRNQSDDSHIWGFAQLKGTFVAGQLAHTATAEFSGRAFLLFWPLARLRILQ, from the coding sequence ATGGCGGTACGCGAGTACCTCGACGCCTTCATCCTCGCCGGCCTCGTCGCACTCTTCCTTATCACGTTCGTACTGCGCGCGTACTTCATCCCCTCGGGATCGATGTTGCCCACGCTGCAGATCCACGACGTACTACTCGTCAACGAATTCGGCTATCGCTTTCACGGACCGCGTGACGGAGATATCGTCGTTTTTAAACCGCCGGTTCCGTCGCCCGACGATTTCATCAAACGTGTGGTGGCCGCCCCGGGCGACACCTTGCGCGTGCAAGGCGGCACCGTGTATGTCAACGGCCAGGCGACGCGCGAGCCGTACGTCGCCCAGCGCCCGGCGTACGATCTCGTCGTGAAGAATTACGGCATCTACGTCGACGACGGCGGGAACGGCGATCTCGAACCGCTCGACCCCGCGCAAGCCGACGTGCCCCCCCGTTCGATGTGGCAAGCGCCCGACCGCATCCCGAACGGCTTCTACTTCGTCATGGGCGACAACCGCAATCAGTCGGACGACTCCCACATCTGGGGCTTCGCGCAGCTCAAAGGCACGTTTGTGGCCGGGCAACTCGCCCACACCGCAACGGCCGAATTTAGCGGACGCGCGTTTCTCCTGTTTTGGCCCCTCGCCCGCCTGCGCATTCTACAGTAA
- a CDS encoding tetratricopeptide repeat protein, whose translation MFNLSKFKALFRPDSLPPYERAIVALEGGAYDDALARFDAILAGPALPPAERAKVHNKRGIALVNLRRRDDALAAFQAALDLQPRYAPALVNVGNLCLEDGDLDDAVSHYQSAILADEQYPVAHLNLGIAFKRLGRTSESVRELKLASRLEGRVFPRRSK comes from the coding sequence GTGTTCAACTTATCGAAGTTCAAAGCTCTTTTTCGTCCGGACTCGCTGCCGCCGTACGAGCGCGCGATCGTCGCGCTCGAAGGCGGCGCGTACGACGATGCCCTCGCACGTTTCGATGCCATTCTGGCCGGCCCCGCGCTACCGCCGGCCGAACGCGCGAAGGTGCACAACAAGCGCGGCATCGCGCTCGTCAACCTGCGTCGCCGCGACGATGCCCTCGCCGCGTTTCAAGCCGCGCTCGATCTGCAGCCGCGATACGCGCCCGCACTCGTGAACGTCGGCAATCTGTGTTTGGAAGATGGCGATCTCGACGACGCGGTGTCGCACTACCAATCCGCCATCCTTGCCGACGAGCAGTACCCGGTCGCGCATTTGAACCTCGGCATTGCTTTTAAGCGCCTGGGACGAACGAGCGAATCGGTGCGCGAGCTGAAACTGGCGAGCCGCTTGGAGGGACGCGTCTTTCCGAGGCGTAGCAAATGA
- a CDS encoding ribonuclease HII: protein MTPKERKSRNAYERERRRLHRIHAFENAARSRGFVQIGGVDEVGRGPLAGPVVAACVVACEPLMLRGLNDSKQVRPELREELSEQIRARATAWAIGLATVEEIDRLNIYWASVLAMERAIAQLSVAPEYLITDAVRIKSFERPQEPLIRGDARSAIVAAASIVAKVHRDRLLVELGAIDPRYGFAEHKGYATPAHIAALKLHGPSPAHRSGFWRVREAQLELDLAADGPR from the coding sequence GTGACGCCCAAAGAGCGCAAATCGCGCAACGCCTACGAGCGGGAACGCCGACGCCTGCACCGCATCCACGCGTTCGAGAACGCGGCCCGCTCGCGCGGCTTCGTGCAGATCGGCGGCGTCGACGAAGTCGGCCGCGGTCCGCTCGCGGGCCCGGTGGTCGCGGCCTGCGTGGTCGCGTGCGAGCCGCTCATGCTGCGCGGCCTCAACGACTCGAAGCAAGTTCGGCCGGAACTTCGCGAGGAGCTCTCGGAGCAGATTCGTGCCCGCGCGACCGCCTGGGCGATTGGCTTGGCCACCGTCGAGGAGATCGACCGGCTGAACATCTATTGGGCGAGCGTGCTGGCGATGGAGCGCGCGATCGCACAATTGAGCGTGGCGCCGGAGTATCTGATCACCGACGCGGTGCGCATCAAGTCGTTCGAGCGCCCCCAGGAGCCGCTCATCAGGGGCGACGCCCGCAGCGCGATCGTCGCGGCGGCCTCGATCGTCGCGAAGGTCCATCGGGACCGTCTGCTCGTGGAACTCGGCGCAATCGACCCGCGCTACGGATTTGCCGAACATAAAGGATATGCCACTCCCGCGCACATCGCCGCCCTCAAACTGCACGGACCCTCGCCGGCTCATCGCTCGGGGTTTTGGCGCGTCCGCGAGGCCCAGCTCGAATTGGACCTGGCAGCCGATGGCCCGCGATAA
- the ylqF gene encoding ribosome biogenesis GTPase YlqF, whose translation MNGTEFEQVVQWYPGHMVAAMRRIDDYMKLIDIVIEVVDARVPFSGGNPMLDTIAGQRARLLVLNREDLADPQITARWLETLGARRRVIAVNGRDQQSVAKAMVQLAALSPSGLGTQRAMVVGLPNSGKSSVINGLLRRAAAKTEDRAGVTRQLQWFRVAPLLELMDTPGILVPKIPTHEAQWKLALVGAVPRERYDPEDIVGRFYAWLRDQSDGRTTTPDLETFAKARGFMRRGGHADLHNAAQSYIKDFNDGKFGRVSLEQPQ comes from the coding sequence GTGAACGGTACGGAGTTCGAGCAGGTCGTCCAGTGGTATCCAGGCCACATGGTCGCGGCGATGCGCCGGATCGACGACTACATGAAATTGATCGACATCGTTATCGAAGTCGTCGATGCGCGCGTGCCCTTTAGCGGCGGCAACCCGATGCTCGATACCATCGCCGGCCAGCGAGCGCGCCTGCTCGTTCTCAATCGCGAGGATCTGGCGGACCCGCAGATCACGGCCCGCTGGCTCGAGACGCTCGGCGCGCGCCGCCGCGTGATCGCCGTGAACGGCCGCGATCAGCAAAGCGTCGCCAAGGCCATGGTTCAACTCGCCGCACTATCGCCTTCGGGGCTCGGCACGCAGCGCGCGATGGTCGTCGGCCTTCCCAACTCCGGAAAATCTTCGGTCATCAACGGGCTGTTGCGCCGCGCCGCCGCCAAAACGGAAGATCGCGCGGGCGTCACCCGCCAGCTTCAATGGTTTCGCGTTGCGCCGCTGCTCGAGCTGATGGATACGCCGGGAATTCTCGTGCCGAAGATTCCCACGCACGAAGCGCAGTGGAAGCTCGCGCTCGTCGGGGCGGTGCCGCGCGAGCGTTACGATCCCGAGGATATCGTGGGACGGTTTTACGCCTGGTTACGCGATCAGAGCGACGGCCGCACGACGACTCCGGACCTCGAAACGTTCGCCAAGGCGCGCGGGTTCATGCGCCGCGGCGGCCACGCGGATCTGCACAACGCCGCGCAGTCGTACATCAAAGACTTCAACGACGGCAAATTCGGCCGCGTGAGCCTCGAGCAACCGCAGTGA
- the rplS gene encoding 50S ribosomal protein L19 — protein MNVIDVLNQEQKKESVPDFRSGDSVKVYSKVVEGGKERTQMFEGVVTVRKGGGAQEAITVRRVAHGVGVEKTFLLHSPRVERVEVSKRGIVRRSRLYYLSTKIGKAARIKEKKAVR, from the coding sequence ATGAACGTCATCGATGTCCTGAACCAAGAGCAGAAAAAAGAGAGCGTCCCGGATTTTCGTTCCGGCGACTCCGTTAAAGTCTACTCGAAGGTCGTCGAGGGCGGCAAAGAGCGTACGCAGATGTTCGAAGGCGTCGTGACGGTTCGCAAGGGCGGCGGCGCGCAAGAGGCCATTACGGTCCGGCGGGTCGCGCACGGCGTCGGCGTCGAGAAGACGTTCCTGCTTCACAGCCCGCGCGTCGAGCGCGTCGAAGTGAGCAAGCGCGGCATCGTCCGCCGCAGCCGCCTGTACTACTTGAGCACCAAGATCGGTAAAGCGGCGCGCATCAAAGAGAAGAAAGCTGTCCGCTAG
- the trmD gene encoding tRNA (guanosine(37)-N1)-methyltransferase TrmD translates to MFTIDVLTLFPEMFAPFVGLSIVGRAVEAGIVDVRYHHVLDAVDGLARADDLPFGGGAGLVMRIEPIAVSLDRILAQATPGERRVIAVTTPSGSPFRQETARRFAGELDRLVLICGHYEGIDDRLGELYPIEEYSLGDFVLTGGEIPALAMMDATVRLLEGTLHPDSASEESFMDGRLDYPSYTRPAVFRGVAVPEVLLSGNHAAIAAWRREASRARTRARRPDLKNGQ, encoded by the coding sequence ATGTTCACGATCGACGTCCTCACGCTCTTCCCGGAGATGTTTGCGCCTTTTGTCGGACTCTCGATCGTGGGTCGCGCCGTCGAGGCCGGCATTGTGGACGTGCGCTACCACCACGTCCTCGACGCGGTCGACGGCCTCGCGCGGGCCGACGACCTGCCGTTTGGCGGCGGAGCCGGGCTGGTCATGAGAATCGAGCCGATCGCCGTAAGTCTGGATCGGATCTTGGCCCAGGCGACCCCGGGGGAGCGCCGGGTCATCGCGGTCACTACGCCGAGCGGCAGCCCGTTCCGCCAAGAGACCGCGCGACGCTTCGCGGGGGAGCTGGACCGTCTCGTTCTGATCTGCGGCCACTACGAGGGCATCGACGATCGCTTGGGCGAGCTCTATCCGATCGAGGAGTACTCGCTGGGCGATTTCGTGCTCACCGGCGGCGAGATTCCGGCACTCGCCATGATGGACGCAACCGTCCGCCTGCTCGAGGGGACGCTTCACCCCGACTCGGCCTCGGAGGAATCGTTCATGGACGGCCGGCTCGACTACCCCAGCTACACGCGACCGGCGGTCTTTCGCGGGGTCGCCGTCCCCGAGGTCCTGCTCTCGGGAAATCACGCGGCAATCGCGGCCTGGCGGCGCGAGGCCTCGCGCGCTCGAACCCGGGCGCGGCGGCCGGATCTGAAGAACGGCCAGTAA
- a CDS encoding VOC family protein, which produces MRLLSHIDLRVRDGARALAFYDTLLAEFGFLRVTEPPFTAVEPTWRRERWEANDEFFGFIVDPEFVPNQNRIAFHASSRDQVDRVTDAARKANARDIDGPEDYGGYYASFFEDPDGNRLEVCFLTKHGGLPGNAI; this is translated from the coding sequence GTGCGCCTTCTTAGTCACATCGATCTCCGCGTTCGAGACGGGGCCCGCGCGCTGGCATTCTACGACACGTTGCTCGCCGAGTTCGGATTTCTCCGCGTGACCGAGCCCCCGTTCACCGCCGTAGAGCCAACCTGGCGGCGCGAGCGCTGGGAAGCCAACGACGAGTTCTTCGGATTCATCGTCGACCCCGAGTTCGTGCCGAACCAGAACCGCATCGCCTTTCACGCCTCGTCACGCGACCAGGTCGATCGCGTTACGGACGCCGCGCGAAAAGCAAACGCGCGCGACATCGACGGACCGGAAGATTACGGCGGCTACTACGCCTCGTTTTTCGAAGACCCCGATGGCAATCGGCTCGAAGTCTGCTTCCTGACCAAGCACGGAGGCCTTCCCGGTAACGCCATCTAA
- a CDS encoding ribosomal-processing cysteine protease Prp, translated as MLEVTFCRDSRDRLSSVFASGHAEAAEHGEDVVCAAVSAILQAARLGLEAHAKVPVDATMSSGRMSLAWPEAARDDLALQAIVATAELSIRQIATQYPDHVRAQSRLES; from the coding sequence GTGCTCGAGGTCACGTTTTGCAGAGACAGCCGGGATCGGCTGTCTTCTGTTTTTGCAAGCGGCCATGCCGAAGCGGCCGAACACGGCGAGGACGTCGTCTGTGCCGCCGTTTCCGCGATCCTGCAGGCGGCCCGGCTGGGCCTCGAAGCGCATGCGAAGGTGCCGGTCGATGCAACCATGAGTTCCGGGCGGATGTCGCTAGCATGGCCGGAGGCGGCCCGCGACGACCTCGCCCTTCAGGCGATCGTGGCGACGGCAGAACTCTCGATCCGTCAGATAGCGACCCAATACCCCGATCACGTTCGCGCCCAATCCCGGCTCGAGTCGTAA
- a CDS encoding twin-arginine translocase TatA/TatE family subunit, producing MFSVPEMGILGVLALLLFGPEKLPGIMKTVGRVTREVQATSQTFIREMERAADVNEPTPAQHYEPPEDRDDEPPMPSEASSENVPAAPVATEAPTAPPPNAATTE from the coding sequence ATGTTCTCAGTACCGGAAATGGGGATCCTCGGGGTCCTCGCGTTATTGCTCTTCGGGCCCGAAAAACTGCCCGGCATCATGAAGACCGTCGGCCGGGTGACGCGCGAGGTGCAGGCGACCTCGCAAACGTTCATCCGAGAGATGGAACGTGCCGCCGACGTCAACGAGCCGACGCCGGCGCAGCACTACGAACCGCCGGAGGACCGCGACGACGAACCGCCGATGCCCTCGGAGGCGTCATCCGAGAACGTGCCGGCCGCTCCGGTCGCGACCGAGGCGCCTACGGCGCCCCCGCCAAACGCCGCCACAACCGAATGA
- the lepB gene encoding signal peptidase I — protein sequence MPRQMHWRSAASVTLQIAVLGLLVLAFFMRTPQVSGLSMSPHIASGEFVLINTVAYRMHAPKRGEIIAFHHDGPTPEIFIKRIIGLPGDTVSVDRGAVLVDGRPLSEPYVRYPDDRSFPAVTVPAGSLYVLGDNRADSDDSRFWGFVAENQVIGEAVAGIWPLANIGAL from the coding sequence GTGCCCCGGCAAATGCACTGGCGCTCGGCCGCAAGCGTAACGCTGCAAATCGCCGTCCTCGGCTTGCTCGTGCTTGCATTCTTCATGCGAACCCCGCAAGTCTCGGGGCTATCGATGTCACCCCACATTGCCTCGGGCGAGTTCGTTTTGATCAACACGGTGGCGTATCGCATGCACGCACCCAAGCGCGGCGAGATCATCGCCTTTCACCATGACGGGCCGACGCCCGAGATCTTCATCAAACGAATCATCGGCTTGCCCGGCGATACCGTGAGCGTGGATCGCGGCGCGGTGCTCGTCGACGGCCGCCCGCTTTCCGAGCCGTACGTCCGCTATCCCGACGACCGGAGCTTTCCGGCCGTCACCGTCCCCGCGGGCTCTCTCTACGTGCTCGGCGACAACCGAGCCGACAGCGACGACTCGCGATTTTGGGGCTTCGTTGCCGAAAACCAAGTTATCGGCGAAGCGGTCGCGGGTATCTGGCCGCTCGCAAACATCGGAGCCCTGTGA